A genomic window from Sebaldella sp. S0638 includes:
- the asrC gene encoding sulfite reductase subunit C: MDINRKKVTKNAFRVTKVRDKTALRVRVPGGEISGDLMAVVVNIANTYGSGKIHMTTRQGFEILGINWEDMEKVNEMLQPLLDGFDINYDHKGEGYPAAGTRNIAACIGNKVCPKGQYNTTEFARKIEKAVFPNDFHFKIALTGCPNDCQKVRMHDFGIIGMTKPELDESKCVSCGMCVRKCQKLSTGAIKAENYRPVRDHDRCIGCGECVLNCPTGAWTRDEKKYFRLAVMGRTGKKNPRLAEDFILWCDEESIIKIILNTYEYVDKYIDRSLPKEHIGYIVDRTGFMEFKKWVLKDIKLPDIAVVKQSVNWNGIKYPGIE; encoded by the coding sequence ATGGATATAAACAGAAAAAAAGTCACTAAAAATGCTTTCAGGGTTACCAAAGTAAGAGATAAAACTGCTTTGAGAGTAAGAGTTCCCGGCGGGGAAATATCAGGAGACCTGATGGCAGTGGTGGTAAATATAGCAAATACTTACGGCAGCGGAAAAATACATATGACAACAAGACAGGGTTTTGAGATATTAGGGATAAACTGGGAAGATATGGAAAAGGTAAATGAAATGTTACAGCCTCTTCTTGACGGATTCGATATAAATTATGATCATAAAGGTGAAGGGTATCCTGCAGCAGGAACGAGAAATATAGCAGCTTGTATAGGAAATAAGGTATGTCCGAAAGGGCAGTATAATACTACAGAATTTGCCAGAAAAATAGAAAAGGCAGTATTTCCTAATGATTTTCATTTCAAAATTGCACTGACAGGCTGTCCTAATGACTGCCAGAAGGTGAGAATGCATGATTTCGGTATAATAGGAATGACAAAACCTGAACTTGACGAGTCAAAGTGTGTATCGTGCGGAATGTGTGTAAGAAAATGCCAGAAGTTATCAACAGGGGCCATAAAGGCAGAAAATTACAGGCCTGTGAGAGATCATGACAGATGTATAGGATGCGGAGAGTGCGTGCTGAACTGCCCTACAGGAGCATGGACAAGAGATGAAAAAAAATATTTCAGACTGGCAGTAATGGGAAGAACAGGAAAGAAAAATCCGAGACTTGCTGAAGATTTTATACTTTGGTGTGATGAGGAATCAATAATAAAAATAATACTAAACACATATGAATATGTGGATAAATATATAGACAGATCATTGCCGAAAGAGCATATCGGGTATATAGTGGATAGAACCGGTTTTATGGAATTTAAAAAATGGGTTTTGAAAGATATAAAACTTCCTGATATAGCTGTTGTCAAACAATCGGTGAACTGGAATGGAATAAAATATCCCGGAATAGAATAA
- the asrB gene encoding anaerobic sulfite reductase subunit AsrB produces the protein MDNIYLPEASEILLVEKVTPIEWLFRVQFNKKVKSGQFIQISIPKVGEAPISIANFNEKDGWIDFLIRKTGKVTDGIFNKQAGEKLFLRGPYGNGFSIENFENKHLVIVAGGSGIAPVRPIIEHFYENREKLKSFRIIAGFKDLDSVIFKDDFTRWRKKIDVLVTLDKACSLDGVCDGLVTKYIPETILPADLIDVEYVIVGPPVMMKFSCQEVLKRGLSKEQIWVSFERKMSCAVGKCGHCKIDETYICLEGPVFRYDFAEKLLD, from the coding sequence ATGGATAATATATATTTACCTGAGGCTTCAGAGATACTTTTGGTAGAAAAAGTGACACCAATAGAATGGCTTTTCAGGGTACAGTTTAATAAAAAAGTGAAAAGCGGACAGTTTATACAGATTTCTATTCCGAAAGTAGGAGAGGCGCCGATTTCTATAGCTAATTTTAATGAAAAAGACGGCTGGATTGACTTTCTTATAAGAAAAACAGGAAAAGTAACTGATGGAATATTCAATAAACAGGCAGGTGAAAAACTATTTTTGAGAGGGCCTTACGGTAACGGATTTTCAATAGAAAATTTTGAAAATAAGCATTTGGTTATAGTAGCCGGAGGAAGCGGAATAGCTCCTGTAAGACCAATTATAGAACATTTTTATGAAAACAGGGAAAAACTAAAATCTTTTAGAATAATAGCAGGATTCAAAGATTTGGACAGTGTAATATTCAAAGATGATTTTACAAGATGGAGAAAGAAAATAGATGTTTTGGTAACACTTGACAAGGCATGCAGCCTTGACGGCGTGTGTGACGGGCTTGTAACTAAATATATACCGGAAACTATACTGCCGGCAGATCTTATTGACGTAGAATATGTAATAGTAGGGCCACCTGTGATGATGAAGTTTTCATGTCAGGAAGTTTTAAAGAGAGGATTATCCAAAGAGCAGATATGGGTATCCTTTGAAAGAAAAATGTCTTGTGCTGTGGGCAAATGCGGACATTGTAAGATAGATGAAACATATATCTGTCTTGAAGGGCCTGTATTTAGATATGATTTTGCGGAAAAACTGCTGGATTAG